The Flavobacterium commune genome contains the following window.
CGGAGAGTCTCATGACGGCGATATGCTTTATTTTTGGAGTCAACTGACTTTTCAATTATTTCTTCCCATGGTATAAAACAGGATTCAATTCGTCGTCATTGTACATTTTCATTTGCTTGTACACTTTCATGAATTTATCTCCATTTTCAATATCAGTCAACAAATCATCAATGGCTGTTGATAAATCTGTTCTTTGTTCTAAAAGTACGTTTAGTTTTTCCTGACATTTATCTCTGTGTTCTTGCGAAGCCTCTGCACGATTGGCTTCCTCGGCCATGTGGTAAATTTTTAAAGCTAAAATTGATAATCTGTCAAATGCCCAGGCTGGACTTTCTGAGTTAATTTTAGCATTGTCTTTTACAACTACTTTGCTGTATTTTTGGAGAAAATAACTATCAATATATTCTACCATATCAGTACGCTCCTGATTAGAAGCATCAATTCTTCTTTTCAAAGTCAAAGCCGCAACAGGATCAATTTGTGGATCACGAATAATGTCTTCAAAATGCCATTGAACAGTGTCAATCCAGTTTTTTAGGTACAATAAATGCTCAAACTGTTCCTTAGGATAAGGATTGTTTATCGGTTGATCTACATTATCAAATTGGTGATAATCTTTTATACTTTGTTCAAAAACGGAATAGGCTAATTTTGAAAACATCTTTATCTTTTTATTTAGACAAAGATACTTTTTATACTTTTATAAAAAAATTACATTGTAACTTTCTATAGCTCATCTTAAATAACATCTTCTCTTATGCAAATCCATCATTTATCAGAAAAAAACAGTATTCTAAATCATTTTTTAGGAGAAATAAGAGATGTAAATATCCATAAAGATTCTATGCGATTTAGACGAAATATAGAACGCATTGGCGAAATTATGGCTTACGAATTGAGCAAAGAATTGGAATATAAAACCATTGAAATTCAAACTCCGCTTGGGATCAAAAAAACAACTCAAATTGCCGATAACATTGTGCTTTGTTCGATTTTAAGAGCAGGTTTGAGTATGCATTTGGGGTTTTTAAATTATTTTGACCAAGCCGATAACGGATTTATTTCTGCTTATCGATTTCACCCAAATAAAGACGATTTTTTTGAAATCAAAGTCGAATATCAGGCCATTGCTGATATTAATGATAAATGCTTATTACTAGTAGATCCCATGCTGGCAACAGGACAATCCATTGTTGCTGTTTACAATAGATTAATGGAAAGAGGAACTCCTAAAACAATTCATATTGCCGTGACAATCGCCGCTCCTGAAGGTATTGCTTACCTGAAAAAACATTTACCGGATAACTGTCATTTATGGATTGGTGCTTTAGACGAAAAACTAAATGAACATAGTTATATAGTTCCGGGTCTTGGAGACGCTGGCGACTTGGCTTACGGAATCAAATTATAATTGAGAGAAAAAAACAAATAAACTACACAACATCAATACTCCCAAAGCCAATTCCTGGTTTAATTTTGACTGAGGCATTTCGATATGAGCTGTCGCCATCATTGCCAAAGGAGCAATGGTAAACACTAATAAATCGTTGCTTTTATTATCAGAAATCACATAGATAATTGCTGACAGAAAGAACGCAAACAAAATTTTCTTAAACGAAGCGTGCAATAATAATGGTCGGGAAGACAAAGTCATGACCATCGAAATAACAAAAAATAAAGCCACCGTAGCATAAATAGACAAGGCTGCATTCTGGTAATTATTAGTAAAATAATCAATGCTAAAATTAGTTTCTATTCCATTGGTAATATAACTAATGGCATCATTATTAAATGCTAACGAATACATAGCAAAAACAATAGCTATGGCAAAAAAAGCAATGAAAGGCAAAAGCCAGTTTCTGTAATCTCCCGAAACATGAGAAATAATAGAAATAAAAACCAATACTAAAAAAATTATACACCAAAAATGGAATAAGGAAGCCACAAAAATCCATAAAGAAGCATCAAAAATTTTCTCCTTAGAAGATTTTTGAGATTGTAACGAAATCAGTCTGCGAAGAGCTAAAAGGATAAAAAAGTTGGCAAAAACAAGATTGATGTTATCATAAAGTGTCGGAAAGAAAAGCAAGAATAACAAAAAGAATAATAGGCTATAACCACTGTCTTTACTAATATTGTTGCGCTTAGATACAAAATTAGTGATCAATCCCGAAAACAAAACTACAACTCCTATTGCTATTTTTTTTATGACTAAAACAGCAGAATTTGACCAAGCTAAATCCTGAATTTGATATATAAAATCGAAAAACAATATCAAAAATACTATCAAAGAAAAATTTAATAGTGTAGATTTTTTAAAAACACTTGTAATCATAAGGATATTTTATACTTTTGTGACTGTAAATATAATACTTGTTTAAAAAGGAAACGAGTTATACTAAAATTTTATTGGGTTAATGAAATTTTTAATTATTTACCCAATTATAAAACGATTCATAAAATTTAAAATTCTATATCATGAAAGCATTTTTCGAAGGAATACAATCTCTTTTTGTAGATTTTCTTTTCAAACCATTAGATTGGTTACGTTCATTAGAACTAGTTTCTTGGTTTGGTGCTAATACACTAAACTGGATTTTTATGATTATCTGTACTGCAGCTATTGTTTACTGGATTAAACAATTACGTATTTTTGACGATGCAGGAACTGAAAATCAAGATACTACAGCTCACTCTTTCTTAAAATAAGAATAGAACGAAAAGTTTAAAAAAAAAACGTCCTGATAGCTCTATCAGGACGTTTTTTTATTGAATATGGTTTCGATTATACTAAATCGAAACCAATGTCTTTTCTAAAATTCATTTTATCAAAAGTAATTTTATCTACATTTTGATAAGATTGAGCTAAAGCTTCCTGAAAAGAATCTCCATAAGAAGTGATAGCCATTACACGTCCTCCATTAGAAACCACATTACCGTTGTCTAATTTTGTTCCTGCGTGAAAAACTATTGAATTTTCAACTTTATCTAAACCTGAAATTACTTTCCCTTTTTCAAAATCTTCAGGATAACCTCCAGATACCAACATTACTGTAGTAGCACTTCTAGGGTCGATTTTCAATTCGAATTCATCTAGTTTTTGGTTGGCTACAGCCAAAAACAACTCTACTAAATCCGATTGCAACCTTGGAACAACTACTTCAGTTTCAGGATCTCCCATACGTACATTGTATTCGATAACCAATGGTTCATTGTTAACATTGATTAACCCAATGAAAACAAATCCTTTATACTCTATTCCATCTTTTTGGAATCCTTCAATAGTAGGTTTTACAATGCGTGTCTCAATTTTTTCCATCAAAACAGCATCAACATAAGGAACCGGAGAAACCGCTCCCATTCCGCCTGTATTCAATCCTGTATCGCCTTCACCAATACGTTTGTAATCTTTAGCCGTTGGCAAAATTTTATAACTTTTACCATCAGTTAATACAAAACAGCTCAATTCAATTCCATCCAAAAATTCTTCGATAACTACTTTTGAACTCGCAGCTCCAAATTTTTGACCTACTAACATATTTCTTAATTCGGTCTTAGCCTCAGCCAAATCCTGAATAATCAACACTCCCTTGCCTGCTGCTAATCCATCGGCTTTTAACACATAAGGAGGTGCTAATGTTTCTAAAAAAGCACAACCTTGCTCTACTGTTTCAGCAGTAAAACTATCATAAGCGGCCGTTGGGATTTTATGCTTTACCAAAAATTCTTTAGCAAACTCTTTACTTCCTTCCAGTGTAGCACCTAATTTTGATGGCCCAATTACCGGAATATGACTTAATTCTGCATCATTCAGGAAAAAATCATAAATACCTTTTACTAATGGATCTTCAGGACCTACAACAACCATTTCGATATTTTCTTTGATAACCAAAGCTTTAATCGCTTCAAAATCGGTTACGGCTATATTTACATTCGTAGCAATTTCAGCCGTTCCAGCATTTCCAGGTGCCATAAAAAGAGTATCGCATAATGGACTTTGAACCATTTTCCATGCAAATGCATGCTCTCTTCCGCCTGAACCCAATAATAATATATTCATGTCTTTAATTTTTAATTGCAAAAACTCATTTTTAGAGTGCTGCAAAAATAATTGCTTTTAAACGTAAAAAATAATTATTTTCTAAAAAGTTGTCGATTCTTCCCCATTAGTTATTGATAGAATATTATTTTTGAGGAAATAAACACTCGCATGTTTTCTATTTTCGACCTTTCGCTCCAATTAAATGCTTTCCCGATCAGGAAAGCAAAATCCGATTTGGACAAAATAGTTGCGCTTTCTCCATCCGAAAAAAAGCAATTTATTGAAAATCAGAAACAAGCTATTGTGGAATTTCATTTGGAAAACAATGCTTTTTATCAAAAATTAGTTGGTTCCAAAGACTATAAAAACTGGGAAGACTTACCCATTTTAAACAAAACCAATCTCCAATGTCCGCTAGAATCCCGGCTTTCGAAAGGTTTTACAACTAAAAACAGCTACATCAACAAAACTTCCGGTTCCAGTGGTGAACCTTTTATTTTTGCCAAAGACAAATATGCTCATGCGTTGACTTGGGCTTCTAACATGTATCGTTTTGGCTGGTTTGGAATTGATTTTAATCGTTCGTTGCAAGCAAGATTTTATGGTATTCCACTGGATTTTATTGGATACAAAAAAGAACGTTTTAAGGACTTTTTGAGCAAACGTTTCCGATTTCCAATTTTTGATTTATCGGATGCGGTTTTAGAAAAAATGCTGAAAAAATTTCAAAATACAAAATTCGAATACCTCAACGGTTACACGAGTTCGATTGTGTTGTTTGCTAAATTTTTGCGAAAGCGAAACCTCATCTTGACAGCTATTTGTCCTACTTTAAAAGTGTGCATGGTAACCTCCGAAATACTTTTTAAAGACGATAGAAAATTGTTAGAAACGCAATTCGGAATTCCAATTGTCAATGAATATGGAGCCTCAGAACTGGATTTAATTGCTTTTGAAAATCCTAAAGGCGAATGGCAAATCAATTCTGAAACACTTTTTGTTGAAATTCTGGACGAAAACAATCAGGTTTTACCTTATGGCCAAGAAGGTCGCATTGTGATAACTTCACTGTTCAACAAAGCACATCCTTTTATTCGTTACGACATTGGTGATATTGGAATTCTGGACGAACGAAGTACTTTAGAAAAACCCATTTTAAAACAACTTATTGGTCGAACCAATGATATTGCGATTTTACCTAGTGGAAAAAAATCGCCTGGATTGACGTTTTATTATGTAACCAAATCAATTATTGAAAATGATGGAAACGTCAAAGAATTTGTTATCAAACAAACCAAAATAGATAGTTTTGAGATTGAATACGTAAGCGAAACCGAATTAGATTTAACACAAATTCAAAAAATAGAAGAAGCAATTGAATTATATCTAGAGCCCAACTTGCATTTTACATTTATTAGAAAAAACACTTTAGAAAGAACCGCCAGAGGAAAATTGAAACAGTTTACATCATTTTTATAATGTAAATAAAATCGTATATTAGTATTATATAAACTATAAAGCGATGAACTCAGAACTTATTCTTTCGGAAGAAACAATTTCTAATAACATTTACTACATTAGAAATCAAAAAGTAATGCTGGATAGCGATTTGGCAATACTTTATGGCATTGAAACAAGAGTTTTAAAACAAGCCGTAAGAAGAAATATCACAAGGTTTCCAGAAGATTTTATGTTTGAACTTTCAAAAACAGAATATGATTCTTTAAGATCACAAATTGTGACCTTAAAGAAAGGAAGAGGTACACATCAAAAATATTTGCCTTTTGCTTTCACAGAACACGGCATTTTAATGTTATCTAGCGTTTTGAATAGCGAAAAAGCCATTCAAACGAATATTCAAATCATGAGGATATTTACCAAAGTAAGACAAATGCTTCTGGACACTACCGAAATGAAATTGGATATTGTTCAAATTCAGAAAAAACTGGAAAATCAAGGCAAAAATATTGAATTGGTTTTCTCTTATTTAGATGAGTTAACTGAGAAAAAAGAGGAGCAGAAACCAAGAACAAAAATTGGATACAAAAAATAGTTAACCCTCCTTAGAATAAAAAGGTTTTATGGCTAATTGGGTAAATAAAAACCCAATCATACACAAGCTGGAAACTACCAAATTAAAGCCGTGAAATTGCCTGTAAACCGCAAAATTATATTGGATTAAGGCAGTTTTAGAAGTGGATAAGGAATTATCTCTCACGCGATACAAAGCCAAACTCTCGGGAACCGGTTTTGCAGTTTTAATCTTTTTCAAAATGGTCAGCCAATGCATCCAATCCTGACGTTTTCGAATGGAAGAAATACCGATTTTTGCAAAATATTCTACATCATAAATCCCGGTCAGATTCCCCACATAATTACAGAAAAACAATTGGAGATACGACAAATTTCGCGGTGCTTCTACCCTTTTATTTAATGAATTTCCTTGCTCGTCAATGCAATCGTAGAACGAAAAAGTAAATGGTACATTTTGCTTTTGCATGAAACTGATTTGCTTTTCTAATTTTTCAGGTTTCCACAAATCATCGGCATCCAGAAACGAAATGTATTTTCCGGCAGCCTTAGAAACCCCAAAATTTCGTGCTACTCCGGTTCCGGAATTCGTTTCTAACGGATAAAATTGAATCCTTTTATCCGTTAAAAAAGTAGTAATTATAGTTTGGGTTTCATCAGTCGAACCGTCGTCAACCAATAACATTTCCCAGTTTTGGTACGTTTGATTTTGGACAGAAATAATAGTATCTGAAATGTATTTTTCAGAATTGAATGTTGGTATAATTACAGATACTAAAGGCTTTTCCATTTTTACTTAATATAATCCGCAAAATCCTTATGCTCTTCTTTAGAAAGTTCTTCAGGAGACAAAGATTTGAAATATTCATAAGTAATTTTCATTCCTTCAGCGCGACCTACTTTAGCTTCCCAACCCAATAATTCTTTGGCTTTGGTAGTATCCGGTTGACGTTGCAAAGGATCATTTATTGGCAATGGATGATAAACTACTTTTTGATTGGTTCCTGTTAATTTAATGATTTCTTCGGCAAAATCTTTAATGGTGATTTCGTCCGGATTACCAATGTTTACCGGATATACATAATCCGAATGTAACAAACGGAAAATTCCTTCCACCTGATCGTCTACATAGCAAAACGAACGAGTTTGCAATCCATCTCCAAAAATGGTTAAATCCTCTCCACGAATTGCCTGACCAATAAACGCCGGAATTACACGACCGTCATTAAGACGCATTCTTGGACCATAAGTATTAAAAATTCGGACAATTCTGGTTTCTACACCGTGAAAAGTATGGTATGCCATCGTTATGGATTCCTGAAAACGTTTCGCTTCATCATAAACTCCTCTTGGTCCTATGGTATTTACATTTCCATAATATTCTTCGGTTTGTGGATGAACCAATGGATCTCCATAAACTTCAGAAGTAGAAGCAATCAAAATTCGGGCTTTTTTTACTCTTGCTAATCCTAAAAGATTGTGCGTCCCAAGAGAACCTACTTTCAAAGTCTGAATCGGGATTTTTAAATAATCGATTGGGCTTGCCGGTGAGGCAAAATGCAAAATATAATCCAATTCACCCGGAACATGAACAAACTTGGTAACATCATGATGATAGAATTCAAAATTTTCCAGTTTGAATAAATGCTCAATATTTTTCAAATCTCCTGTAATGAGATTGTCCATTCCTATAACAAAATAACCCTCTTTGATGAAACGATCGCATAAATGAGAACCTAAAAATCCCGCAGCACCTGTAATCAATATTCTTTTCATAACTATTTCATTGCGAGGAGTTGCGAGGCACGTGGCAAAGCAATCTATTCCTCTATTTAATCTAATTGATATTAAAAATTTGTTCTAATATTTTAATGGTAATCAAATAAGTAGGTTTTACCCCCGTTGTTCCTAATCCGCCTGAAGCCAGTGTACTTCCTGTTTCCAGTGGATTATCCGAAGCGTAATAAGCATAACGCACTTTGACATCCTTTGGAATACTTTTTCTGATTTTAGAAGCCGATTGTATAGCTTTTTGATAATGAGAACCTTCCATTTCCAATCCGATAACACCCCAGGTCGATTCGTGGAAAAACTTCAACAAATCCCTGTTTTGCAACGAAGTTCCTAAAACAGTTACCATCGCACCCTCATAAACCGAAATTCCATTGCCTTGAAACATTTCGGCGGTTAATTCATTTTCGAAAAAATAATTATCAGCAGTTCCTTCATTGATATGCGCATTCGGAATCATGATATCGCCTTTTCCTCCTTCGAGAATTCCTGCTTTTCCCATGATTGAAACCGACTGAATATTTAAAAAAATATTCTTTTTATAAGGTTTTAATAACTCGTCTACCGTTTCATAAGCCTGTTCGCCAAAAGCATAATCCATCACAATAAGCACCGGTTTTTCTCCTTCAAAATAAGCCTCCGGAAAAGCACTTGTAGCCCAGTCAATCTTAGCGGTATCAAAAATTTGAACGTCAATATTGGTTCCTACCGTCTCCGGAAGTGAAATCATTCCTTGCTTTAAAGCTTCTTCAACAACCTTAGTTCTGAATCCATTAGCAGTAGGTTTGCTTAATTCTTCGAAAATATCGAAATCCGATTTGCCTTTGAAAGTAGTTTTTAAAACCTTTTTTGCAAAAATAGAGTTCATTACCGAGTGCATATTGGCACTAATAATGTGAATAGGACGTCCTAAAAGCTGATTTTCCTTTAAAACTTCCTTAATGTTCGTTGCCCATATTTCGCCGTGAATATGATGCCCTAAACGTTCTCTGAGAATCGGGCTGAAAGTAATGGTTCTTTTGTTGTTGTGAACCACTTCTTCGATAGCTAATTTTCCCAGCCAAAAAATGATATGTAAAAAACGATCCGGCAGCTCATTTGAACCAAAATCATCATAAATATCCAATACATCTTCAAAGGTTCTGCCTAAAATATTAGCCGCATGCGAAATGGCAATTTCCTTTTCGACCAAGGTTAATTTTTCATTTTGTAAAACCGCCTGTTCTAATTTCTGCCAATCGCGCGAAACTTCGCCTCCATCATCCAGTAAAACCCTGTCTTTTATCTTATGCGATTCGATAAAAATAAAAGTCAGATGCGTCAGAATATCATAAATATCCGAGCGTCCACGGGTAATTTCGATATTCATTTGCTCTTCGTCAATTCGGTAACAATTTCGTTTTCTTTTGGGCGGAACAATCGCCTGAAAATGTGATTTCGAATAACCCTCATCAGAAGTCAGGTTAATAAAACGACATTCTTCAATTCCTAACGGCAAGCGCTCGATAACGTACAAAAGTCCTTTTAATTCTACTTTTTCGTCAGCAATATTTCCGTAAATTTCGGGACGCAAAGTCATCAATGCTTCCCGCAAAGTATCGCCCGAAACACCCATCGGTTTGTAAAAACCCCTATTGAACAAATGACGCATCGTAATGTACATTTTTTCAATAGCCGCCGATGATTCCTGGGCTCTGGTTCTGGATATGTTTTTAGCTTCTTTCATGAGTTTTTAGATAAAAAATCTGCAATTTTTCTATCGTTGGAAAGTCTTGGAATCTTATTTTGACCTCCCAATTTTCCAATGGATTTCATGTATTCCTGAAAACCGTTTTTTGGTACTTTGGTAACCACTACTTTTTGCAAAATGTTCCCCACAATCAAATCGTCGTAGTAAATATTTTGCTTGCGCATGGCGTTGTCTATCGCTTCCGCAAAATCCTCCAAATTATCGGGTTCTCCCGAAGCTTCAGGATCAAATTCAATAAACCATTCGTGATACGGCAAACCGCTGGCAGGATTGATTTGTGGTGCCACGGTAAACTCATTCACCCGAATGTTAGTTCCTTCCATAGCTTCCTGCAAAGCACATTCTACTTCTTTGCCAATAACATGTTCACCAAAAGCTGAAATATAATGTTTAATTCTACCCGAAACGATTACTCTGTAAGGTTTTAAACTTGTAAACTGAACCGTATCTCCAATATTATAGCCCCAAAGTCCCGCATTGGTAGAAATAATCAACACATAATTCACTCCTAATTCGACTTCACCAATTGTATAACGACGTGGATTTTCATTGTAAAATTCATCCGATTTTATGAATTCGTAGAAAATTCCGGAATTCAACAACAACAGCATTCCCTTTTCTTTTTGAGAATCCTGATAGGCAAAAAATCCTTCCGAAGCCGGAAACAATTCAATACTGTCTACTTTTCTTCCTATTAGATTTTCAAACTTGGCTCTGTAAGGTTCATAATTGACACCGCCGTAAATAAACAAATTGAAATTCTTGAAGATTTTGCCTACGGGCTTCCCTCCTTTTTGCTGTAATTTCTCGAAATACATTTGCACCCAGGATGGAATTCCCGAAATTACAGTCATATTTTCATCAAAAGTCTCTTCGACGATTGCATCAATTTTAGCTTCCCAATCTTCCATGCAATTGGTTTCCCAAGAAGGCATGCGATTTTTTTGTAAATATCTCGGAACAAAATGCGCCACGATTCCTGAAAGTCGTCCAAATTTAATTCCATATTTTTCTTCTAAAATGGGACTTCCCTGCAGAAAAATCATTTTACCATGAACAAAATCGGCATTTCCCGTTTCGTGAATGTAATGCAAAATTGCATTTCGAGCCGCTTCAATATGATACGGCATGGATTCCTTGGTAAGAGGAATGTATTTAGCCCCCGAAGTCGTTCCCGAAGTTTTGGCAAAATACAATGGCTTGCCTTTCCACAACACATTTTCCTCGCCTTTTACGACTTTTTCAACATAAGGTTTTAAATCTTCGTAATCACGAATAGGAACTTGTTTGGCAAAATCGGCGGTGGTTTTAATTTGGTCAAAATGATGGTCTTTTCCAAATTGCGTCTGTTGTGCATCATTAATTAAACTTTCAAAAACCGCTTGTTGAGTCGCCACAGGGTTGCGTGCCCAAAGCTGTGTTTTTTTATAAATATTTTTAGCAAATAGTTTTGCCGCTATTGATTTTATTGACATTTTGTTTGCTGATTATAATTTGTTGAAGAAAATAAATGGTTTCAATTAAGAAATTAAATCTTTAATTATTTCTTCTTTTTTACAACAGTTTGCTGTGCTTTTTTCTCTTCTTTTTCCACCTCAGCTCTCAGTTCTAATTCTTCTTTGGAAGGCGATAAATCTACTTTTTGAATCGTATCTGTCGCTGATGCTAATATCGAATCTTTATTGAACTTAGCATAATCTAACTTACCCGTTAATACTTTTTGTATTGATGAAATATAAGCCTGATTTTTCTTTAAAATATTAGTTAAGGAATCCGATTTTAGAGCCAGTTCGGCTGCGTCTTTCTTCAATTGGGTGGAAGAATATCCAGGAATATATTCTCGCAGCGGTGTAAAAGCGATGATAAAAGTGGTTACTGCAATCAGGAAAATAGCACCCAGTGTAGCCACCACAAAAACATTCATTAAAGTCAGTTTTAAAGAAAAAGTTTCTTCAAAAGTATCCTCATTCAATATAACCAATCGGTTTTTAGTGAATAATTTCCTGTGAAGTTTCTTTCTTTTCAATCTTTTCCCTGACATGCTTTTTCTTTATTTCACAAATATAATAATTAATGTCAATCAATGTGCTTTGCCAGCATTAGCTTATCATTATAAATAATAGAAAAAAAATTAGATAATTTTTAACGTTATATAAACTAAATAATTGCCTTAAAATGAGTTCCTGTTCAGTTATTCTAATTATCTTTGCTGCCAGTTTTTATTACAAATTTGCTTCGGCATAAATTATTCAATCATGGGAAGATTTGGAGTTACAGAAATCCTGGTTATATTGGCAGTTGTTTTATTACTTTTTGGAGGTAAAAAAATTCCTGAATTAATGAAAGGTCTAGGAAGCGGAATTAAAGAATTCAAAAACGCTGCAAAAGAAGACCAAAAACCAGCTGATAAAAAAGAAGAAAAAAGCGAAGAAGAGACTAAATAAAAAATTTTGTTTTTTATTAAAAATCCCAAAATCTGATTATAGTAATTAGATTTTGGGATTTTTTATTTTTGAGATTTTACAAAACCATCGATAGCTGAATACGCTTTCTGTCCTCATCCACCTCGGTCACTTTTACCTGAACCTGTTGATGCAATTTGACCACTTCATTAACATCGCTTACAAAGCCTGCTTTAAGCTGAGAAATGTGAACTAAGCCGCTTTCTTTGATACCCAAATCAACAAAACAACCAAAATTGGTAATGTTATTGACAATTCCGTTCAAAATCATGCCTGTTTTCAAATCTTTTATCGTTTTTACATTCGGGTCAAATTCGAATACTTTAGCAGCTTTTCTTGGATCCAATCCTGGTTTTTCCAACTCCTTAATGATGTCTTTTAAAGTCAATAAACCAATCTCAGACGTAATATAATTTTCAGCTTTAATAAGTGCTGTTTTTTCTTTATTTCCAATCAAATCAGTTACTTTTAACTTTAAATCTTTAGCCATTTTTTCCACAATCGGGTAGGCTTCCGGATGTACCGCCGAATTATCCAATGGATTTTTTCCGTCTTTTATTCGAATAAAAGCCACACCTTGCTGATACGCTTTTTCGCCCAATCGGGGTACTTTTTTCAATTGTTTTCTATCTTCAAATGGTCCGTTTTCAGAACGGTAATTGACAATATTTTCGGCCAGCTTCTCTCCTATTCCACTCACATAACTCAACAAATGTTTACTCGCTGTATTGATATTTACTCCAACAGAATTCACGCAACGAACAACTGTAGTATCTAATTCTTCTTTCAATTTTGTTTGATCCACATCATGTTGATACTGACCTACGCCAATCGCTTTTGGGTCAATTTTTACCAATTCGGCCAAAGGATCACTCAATCTTCTCCCAATAGAAACCGAACCACGAACTGTCACATCATAATTTGGAAACTCCTCACGGGCAATTTTAGAAGCCGAATACACCGAAGCTCCAGCCTCGGAAACCACAAAAACCTGAACTGGTTTATCGAAAGCAATTTTCTTAATAAAGAACTCTGTTTCGCGGGAAGCCGTTCCGTTTCCAATTGAAATTGCTTCTATATTATAAGCATTCACCATCGAACGAATTTTTTTCATCGCCATCGCGCTTTCATTTTGTGGTGCGTGTGGATAAATGGTTTCGTTGTACAACAAATCGCCTTTTTCATCCAGACAAACCACTTTACAACCACTTCTAAATCCGGGGTCAATGGCTAAAATACGTTTTTCACCCAATGGCGGTGCCAACAATAATTGTCCTAAATTATTAGCAAAAACCTGAATAGAATTGGCATCAGCCTTGGCTTTGGCTTCCTGTAAAGTTTCATTTGAAATAGCAGGATTCAACAATCTTTTATAACTGTCTTCAATGGCTAATTGAACATGTGGTGTAGTAGTATTTTGCCCTTTTAAAACCAATTCGTCAATGATATCATAAGCTTCATCAATATCCACTTCGACTTTAAACTTGATAAAACCTTCATTTTCGGCACGAAGCATTGCTAATAAACGGTGTGAAGGCGCTTTTGTCAAGGGTTCTGACCAATCGAAATATTGATTGAATTTTTGAGCGTCTGCTTCGTCTTTTTTTGTTTTTACCACTTTTGTAGTAATGGTAGCTTTGCGTTGAAAAAGTCTTCG
Protein-coding sequences here:
- a CDS encoding Tex family protein, with product MTNIEFISKSVATAAINIKNTIQLLQEDCTVPFISRYRKDTTGNLDEVQIEQIAKLQKEYEAIVKRKEAILKSIEEQNGLTPELDKKIQQSFDLQELEDFYLPFKKKKKTKADVARENGLEPLAKIIMAQNNDDVDFLATKYLNDNVINEDAALQGARDIIAEWINENIFVRKQLRRLFQRKATITTKVVKTKKDEADAQKFNQYFDWSEPLTKAPSHRLLAMLRAENEGFIKFKVEVDIDEAYDIIDELVLKGQNTTTPHVQLAIEDSYKRLLNPAISNETLQEAKAKADANSIQVFANNLGQLLLAPPLGEKRILAIDPGFRSGCKVVCLDEKGDLLYNETIYPHAPQNESAMAMKKIRSMVNAYNIEAISIGNGTASRETEFFIKKIAFDKPVQVFVVSEAGASVYSASKIAREEFPNYDVTVRGSVSIGRRLSDPLAELVKIDPKAIGVGQYQHDVDQTKLKEELDTTVVRCVNSVGVNINTASKHLLSYVSGIGEKLAENIVNYRSENGPFEDRKQLKKVPRLGEKAYQQGVAFIRIKDGKNPLDNSAVHPEAYPIVEKMAKDLKLKVTDLIGNKEKTALIKAENYITSEIGLLTLKDIIKELEKPGLDPRKAAKVFEFDPNVKTIKDLKTGMILNGIVNNITNFGCFVDLGIKESGLVHISQLKAGFVSDVNEVVKLHQQVQVKVTEVDEDRKRIQLSMVL